A portion of the Misgurnus anguillicaudatus chromosome 16, ASM2758022v2, whole genome shotgun sequence genome contains these proteins:
- the nkx3-2 gene encoding homeobox protein Nkx-3.2 gives MAVRSNSLMPFSIQAILNRKEESRHLKDLDVCFSKSACWKIFDEMDGTERSDEREQQNYDSDSGLSEDNDARAQRDPKSMKDADLADETDHESTAADHSKGLSDCVSDCNATEEKSGDQPKQRKKRSRAAFSHAQVFELERRFNHQRYLSGPERADLAASLKLTETQVKIWFQNRRYKTKRRQMAADLLASAPAAKKVAVKVLVRDDRRQYSPGELLRPPLLALQPSYYYPYTYCLPAWSLSSCTGNQ, from the exons ATGGCCGTGCGCAGTAACTCCCTGATGCCGTTTTCCATTCAAGCAATTCTAAACCGAAAAGAAGAGTCTCGCCATCTGAAGGATCTGGATGTGTGTTTCTCCAAAAGTGCGTGCTGGAAAATCTTTGATGAAATGGACGGAACGGAGCGAAGCGACGAGCGAGAACAGCAAAACTACGATTCAGACTCTGGACTGAGCGAGGATAACGACGCGAGAGCGCAACGGGACCCAAAGAGCATGAAAGACGCTGATTTAGCGGACGAAACTGATCACGAATCCACGGCAGCGGATCACAGCAAAGGCCTGAGCGATTGCGTATCCG ATTGCAATGCGACAGAGGAGAAAAGCGGCGATCAGCCCAAGCAACGGAAGAAACGCTCCCGCGCCGCGTTCTCACACGCGCAGGTGTTCGAGCTCGAGCGGCGCTTTAATCATCAGCGCTATTTATCTGGACCGGAGCGCGCGGACCTCGCGGCCTCTCTCAAACTCACCGAGACGCAGGTCAAGATCTGGTTTCAGAACCGACGGTACAAAACCAAACGGCGTCAGATGGCCGCCGACCTGCTGGCCTCGGCCCCGGCAGCAAAGAAAGTGGCCGTGAAGGTACTGGTCCGTGACGACCGGAGGCAGTACAGTCCTGGAGAACTGCTTCGACCCCCGCTGCTCGCGCTGCAGCCCTCCTATTACTACCCATACACGTACTGCCTGCCCGCCTGGAGCCTGTCCTCCTGTACTGGAAACCAGTGA